The following coding sequences are from one Thermoplasmata archaeon window:
- a CDS encoding tRNA(Ile)(2)-agmatinylcytidine synthase: MWVGIDDTDSPKGGCTTWALTELLDEARATGVDLIGEPRLVRLNPNIPWKTRGNAALAARFGLGRGRRRRLGELGGAPVWSFERSDPLRRTVAEEWVERAWKRVLLASRQGEPGTDPALVAVTRPLPASLYWNAVREVVDVAPVRELLDRLGATVRTDGADRGLIGAAAAVAWPGAHPTWEMIAYRTSDRIGQVRAVNAASVRAAERRFPGLFLCRDPRTRRLLVTPHTNCPILFGLRGVRPSDPLGARRLVRSEPVDRWLLFRTNQASGDHLAPRSAAAIPEFTSATLTGTVAAPPETIEGGHVRFGLVDEVGAPLTCLAFEPTKTLPAVVRSLREGDRLRVWGSRTRGDAFHLEGIELQRLVARASRPRAPECPGCRRRTRSLGRLRGYRCVECRRKLPPEAATVAMRTPDYPPGVYHPTPSARRHLAPRGP; this comes from the coding sequence ATGTGGGTCGGGATCGACGACACCGACAGTCCGAAGGGCGGTTGCACCACCTGGGCGCTGACCGAGCTCCTCGACGAGGCGCGGGCCACCGGCGTCGACCTCATCGGCGAGCCCCGCCTCGTGCGCCTGAATCCGAACATCCCGTGGAAGACCCGGGGCAACGCGGCTCTCGCCGCTCGTTTCGGGCTCGGCCGCGGGCGACGTCGCCGCCTCGGCGAGCTGGGCGGCGCGCCGGTCTGGTCGTTCGAGCGGAGTGATCCCCTGCGTCGGACGGTCGCGGAGGAGTGGGTGGAGCGGGCGTGGAAACGCGTCCTCCTCGCCTCCCGGCAGGGAGAACCGGGAACGGACCCGGCGCTGGTCGCCGTGACCCGACCATTGCCGGCCTCCCTCTACTGGAACGCCGTTCGGGAGGTCGTGGACGTCGCGCCGGTCCGCGAGTTGCTCGACCGGCTCGGGGCGACCGTTCGGACCGATGGGGCGGACCGCGGGCTGATCGGCGCGGCCGCCGCCGTGGCGTGGCCCGGTGCTCACCCGACCTGGGAGATGATCGCCTATCGTACCTCGGACCGGATCGGCCAGGTCCGAGCGGTGAACGCGGCGAGCGTCCGAGCCGCGGAGCGGCGTTTTCCGGGTCTCTTCTTGTGCCGAGATCCCCGCACGCGGCGATTGCTGGTCACTCCGCACACGAACTGCCCGATCCTGTTCGGCCTTCGGGGGGTACGGCCGTCCGACCCGCTGGGGGCCCGGCGTCTTGTCCGGTCGGAACCGGTCGACCGATGGCTCCTGTTCCGGACCAACCAGGCCAGCGGCGACCACCTCGCGCCGCGGAGCGCCGCCGCGATTCCGGAGTTTACGTCCGCGACCCTCACGGGTACGGTGGCGGCACCGCCGGAGACGATCGAGGGAGGCCATGTCCGGTTCGGATTGGTCGACGAGGTCGGCGCGCCGCTCACGTGTCTCGCCTTCGAGCCGACGAAGACCCTACCCGCCGTGGTGCGGTCGCTCCGGGAGGGAGACCGGCTCCGGGTGTGGGGCAGCCGGACCCGGGGCGACGCGTTCCACCTCGAAGGCATCGAGCTCCAGCGGCTTGTGGCGCGGGCCTCTCGACCCCGGGCGCCCGAATGTCCCGGCTGCCGCCGGAGGACCCGATCCCTCGGGCGGCTTCGGGGGTATCGTTGCGTGGAGTGCCGCCGGAAGCTTCCGCCGGAAGCGGCGACCGTCGCGATGCGAACTCCGGACTATCCTCCCGGAGTGTACCATCCGACCCCGTCGGCACGACGCCATTTGGCCCCGCGCGGACCGTAA